Proteins from one Paenibacillus amylolyticus genomic window:
- a CDS encoding permease prefix domain 1-containing protein has protein sequence MRLEARITRHVNRLFAHAPDTLDNRELQEEIHSNLAARIDDYMSQGMSEEKAFQTAIQHINGMDEVMSDHRRVQRVPYWTALLQSALIYSLIAWIITIPMRVLMQGSIINNLLMIVSLIVGGTYVLYILSNRTNDPATSVKTTVIRIPALVQWNRRIWWLWAAFILVLWGTQAALRFGSNIWFNRPIPVDGPYQFAVIVIAFAVPLLSVIIPLVVHRAYRIVSKYEVSDVL, from the coding sequence ATGAGATTGGAAGCTCGCATCACCCGTCATGTGAATCGTCTATTCGCTCATGCACCGGATACATTGGACAATCGAGAATTACAAGAAGAGATTCACAGTAATCTCGCTGCCCGGATTGACGATTATATGTCGCAGGGGATGAGCGAAGAGAAGGCGTTTCAAACCGCCATTCAGCATATCAATGGTATGGATGAAGTGATGAGTGATCATCGGAGGGTGCAACGTGTTCCTTACTGGACAGCGTTGCTGCAGTCTGCTCTGATATATAGCCTCATAGCCTGGATCATTACCATTCCAATGAGAGTGCTGATGCAAGGCTCCATCATAAACAACCTGCTTATGATCGTGAGTCTCATTGTTGGTGGAACGTATGTGTTGTATATCTTGTCCAACAGGACAAATGATCCGGCAACTTCTGTTAAAACCACGGTTATTCGAATCCCAGCCTTGGTGCAGTGGAATCGAAGAATATGGTGGTTGTGGGCGGCATTCATACTCGTCCTATGGGGGACGCAGGCAGCGTTGCGATTCGGAAGCAACATTTGGTTTAATCGACCCATTCCGGTGGATGGACCCTACCAGTTTGCTGTAATCGTCATTGCCTTTGCCGTCCCGTTACTGAGTGTTATTATTCCTTTGGTAGTACATCGGGCGTATCGGATCGTTAGCAAGTATGAAGTGAGTGATGTGTTATGA
- a CDS encoding helix-turn-helix domain-containing protein: MSITKRWTGSLYQEALRTEDCGPRFYAYYYKQWDNYRMSYHHHDSTEIMYIISGMCRVDVQMPDGNSEQTILKKGQFIMLDAGVPHRLLVEDGVPCRMLNVEFGFSGSPPGQLSIRQLTLEEEEVHTLLTNASPYLVLPDPEEVYHIMKSLVLELDQRSLLEQERSATPIRIIPPEERLHHREARNLSSLEQGMLVRTLFIQLLVRVARLRGEMSRSASDQAELYVKRTIEFMHHNMDRNIQMKDIAAAVNLHPGYLHRIFRQHTQRTPTDYLTMLRMEKAKMLLQQTNIPISEISDYVGVGSRQYFHMLFKKYTGCTPVKFRSSMERHVSQYPKDE, encoded by the coding sequence ATGAGCATCACGAAGCGCTGGACAGGAAGCCTGTACCAGGAGGCATTGCGCACAGAGGACTGCGGACCGCGTTTCTACGCGTACTATTACAAACAATGGGACAACTACCGTATGTCCTACCACCATCATGATTCGACGGAGATCATGTATATTATTTCGGGAATGTGCCGGGTGGATGTGCAGATGCCGGATGGGAATTCGGAGCAGACCATTTTGAAAAAGGGACAGTTCATTATGCTCGATGCAGGTGTCCCACATCGTTTGCTCGTAGAAGATGGGGTACCTTGCCGGATGCTCAATGTGGAGTTTGGGTTCTCCGGCTCGCCTCCGGGACAGCTATCCATCCGTCAACTCACGCTGGAAGAGGAAGAAGTCCATACGCTGCTCACTAATGCTTCGCCATATCTGGTACTGCCTGATCCGGAAGAGGTGTATCACATTATGAAAAGTCTGGTGCTGGAACTGGATCAGCGCAGTCTGTTGGAGCAGGAGAGGTCGGCTACGCCGATAAGGATTATTCCACCAGAGGAACGGTTGCATCATCGCGAAGCCCGGAATCTCTCATCCCTGGAACAGGGCATGCTGGTGCGAACGCTATTCATCCAGTTGTTGGTCCGTGTTGCACGACTGCGTGGAGAGATGAGCCGGAGTGCGTCAGATCAGGCGGAGTTATATGTCAAAAGAACCATTGAATTCATGCATCATAATATGGACCGCAATATTCAGATGAAGGATATCGCAGCAGCGGTCAATCTGCATCCGGGCTATTTACATCGCATTTTTCGCCAGCACACGCAGCGGACACCGACCGACTACCTGACCATGCTTCGCATGGAGAAGGCGAAGATGTTGTTACAACAGACGAATATTCCAATATCGGAGATTTCCGACTATGTTGGAGTAGGGAGTCGTCAGTATTTTCATATGTTATTCAAAAAATATACAGGCTGTACGCCCGTTAAATTTCGCTCCTCGATGGAACGACATGTGAGTCAATATCCGAAGGATGAATGA
- a CDS encoding DUF4825 domain-containing protein encodes MRGRNIWIIALVVMGVVGLIYVEGFVNPRIEAQQDRYEAEQQNRLTHDFAALVKYRSPYMGDNSNLSHLNQALPLRERLDGYQLYPETFTAQVNYSLDTHEMDTEELERILVYNAIANFVMIDNLEQVVYQLENTSYTLRRESAQQWTGTELEKLQNLELWNSIVREKLVETAQVKAAFSQIVDN; translated from the coding sequence ATGAGAGGCAGGAATATATGGATTATTGCCCTTGTTGTTATGGGTGTGGTTGGCCTTATATACGTTGAGGGTTTCGTTAATCCGAGGATCGAGGCACAGCAGGATCGGTATGAGGCAGAGCAACAGAATCGGCTGACGCATGATTTTGCCGCTTTAGTGAAATACCGCAGTCCCTACATGGGTGATAATTCCAACCTTAGTCATCTGAATCAAGCCTTACCTTTACGAGAAAGATTGGATGGTTACCAACTGTACCCGGAGACGTTCACGGCTCAAGTGAATTATAGCTTGGATACGCACGAGATGGATACAGAGGAACTTGAGCGGATACTGGTATATAATGCGATTGCGAACTTTGTGATGATCGATAATCTGGAGCAGGTTGTCTACCAGTTAGAGAATACCAGCTATACCTTACGTCGTGAATCTGCCCAACAATGGACAGGTACAGAATTAGAGAAGCTTCAGAACCTGGAGCTATGGAATTCGATTGTACGCGAGAAGCTCGTGGAAACGGCACAAGTGAAAGCAGCTTTTTCACAAATTGTTGACAATTAA
- a CDS encoding HAMP domain-containing methyl-accepting chemotaxis protein: MPFFIKNLVISFGSITLIGVILITAAYQLQKNILVEQLHDQATVITQKWYDDLDTAKVAEAAKEKSYTGPAQQEMKTYLDSIHEFYPNIAQAYIFGSELEEGNGTSIIAIPTNLLQPFEESNLPAGAMYPLPQNNVVVLEQMKKDGKPAFSDFYTDEYGTWTTLIYPINNADGSMYAALYFDVDASAVPKGLNELLTYGLMFLVGFLILFMVLQFILLKRTLLPIRNLMKGIEEVSTGNLDVTIDTGRDDLGVINEKFNAMIHRFNTTIYKVQNTSHHLSESSKQLLGISEKNNANIQSISHNIREISTGLVSQDKATVENARAMTEMSTVVQTIASSSADVADEALSMEQRSSTGNVVMQQVIEQMRLISGAVQNTSNSIQSLENNSNEISNIVNLITEIAGQTNLLALNASIEAARAGEEGRGFAVVAGEVRNLAEQSQESAKQIRQLIEEIQRDITQSAAAMQLGSKEVMKGLEVTQETGVFFEDILTATNKVANQIQDISSSTEEISAGTQEMSATADELSANVSKAASSSKQIEQSIEEQEASMAAIVSASDELSVVSEQLQELISFFKVRAD, from the coding sequence ATGCCTTTCTTCATCAAAAATTTGGTCATCTCATTCGGTAGTATCACTTTGATTGGTGTAATCCTGATTACTGCCGCGTATCAATTACAAAAAAACATCTTGGTTGAACAGTTGCACGACCAGGCCACCGTCATCACCCAGAAATGGTACGACGATCTCGACACTGCCAAAGTGGCAGAAGCAGCTAAGGAAAAAAGCTACACCGGTCCTGCACAGCAGGAAATGAAAACGTATCTTGATTCCATCCATGAATTCTATCCAAACATCGCACAGGCGTACATTTTCGGTTCAGAACTTGAAGAAGGCAACGGAACGTCCATCATCGCCATTCCAACGAACCTGTTGCAACCCTTCGAGGAAAGTAATCTGCCCGCAGGTGCCATGTATCCGCTCCCCCAAAATAACGTCGTAGTGCTGGAACAGATGAAAAAGGACGGGAAGCCTGCATTCAGTGATTTCTACACGGATGAGTACGGAACCTGGACCACCCTGATCTACCCTATCAATAACGCAGATGGCTCCATGTATGCTGCTCTTTACTTCGATGTGGATGCGAGCGCCGTTCCGAAGGGACTTAATGAATTGCTCACATACGGATTGATGTTCCTTGTCGGATTCCTGATCCTGTTCATGGTGCTGCAATTTATTTTGCTGAAGAGAACATTGCTTCCAATTCGCAACCTGATGAAAGGGATTGAAGAGGTCAGCACGGGTAATCTGGACGTAACCATTGATACCGGGCGAGATGATCTCGGTGTGATCAACGAGAAGTTCAATGCGATGATTCATCGCTTCAATACAACGATCTACAAAGTGCAGAATACTTCACATCACCTCTCGGAGTCTTCCAAACAGCTGCTGGGCATTTCCGAGAAAAATAATGCGAACATTCAATCCATCAGCCACAACATCCGGGAGATATCCACCGGACTGGTGTCTCAGGACAAAGCAACAGTGGAGAATGCACGTGCCATGACAGAGATGTCAACGGTCGTACAGACCATCGCCAGCAGTTCAGCTGATGTGGCAGACGAAGCACTCAGCATGGAGCAGCGCTCCAGTACGGGTAATGTGGTGATGCAGCAAGTTATTGAGCAGATGCGTCTGATCTCCGGTGCAGTGCAAAATACGTCAAACTCGATTCAGTCGTTGGAAAATAACTCGAATGAGATTAGCAACATCGTTAATCTGATTACGGAGATCGCCGGGCAAACCAACTTGCTGGCCCTCAATGCTTCCATTGAGGCAGCACGGGCAGGTGAAGAAGGACGAGGTTTTGCCGTCGTTGCAGGCGAGGTGCGTAATCTGGCAGAACAATCTCAGGAATCAGCCAAGCAGATTCGACAGTTAATTGAGGAGATCCAGCGGGATATCACTCAGTCTGCCGCGGCGATGCAGTTGGGTTCCAAGGAAGTAATGAAAGGCTTGGAAGTTACGCAAGAGACAGGCGTATTCTTCGAAGATATTCTGACTGCCACGAACAAAGTTGCAAACCAGATTCAGGATATCTCCAGTTCCACCGAAGAGATCTCGGCAGGCACACAGGAAATGTCCGCCACGGCGGATGAACTCTCTGCCAATGTCAGCAAGGCAGCAAGCAGCAGTAAACAAATTGAGCAGTCCATTGAAGAGCAGGAAGCCTCCATGGCTGCCATTGTAAGTGCCTCCGATGAACTCTCGGTTGTATCCGAGCAACTGCAAGAACTGATTTCATTCTTTAAAGTACGAGCAGATTAG
- a CDS encoding amino acid ABC transporter substrate-binding protein, giving the protein MCVLIVAGCSSSASKDDNTIVVGIDDKFAPMGFRDEQNEIVGFDIDYARAAAEKMGKEITFQPIDWSSKESELNSGRIDMIWNGYTITDERKEKVLFTKPYLENSQVAITLADSPITKLDELDGKNVGLQALSSAADALAASPLKDKVKASEFKDNVLALTDLKTKRLDAVIIDEVVARYYMSKEEGTFKLLDESLAPEQYGIGIKKGNEELLNQLQKALDELNADGTAAKISTQWLGEDKVLK; this is encoded by the coding sequence ATATGTGTATTGATTGTAGCGGGTTGTTCCAGTTCCGCAAGCAAAGACGATAACACGATTGTTGTAGGCATTGACGATAAGTTTGCTCCAATGGGTTTCCGGGATGAGCAGAATGAAATTGTTGGTTTTGATATTGATTACGCACGAGCTGCAGCGGAGAAAATGGGTAAAGAAATCACATTCCAGCCGATCGACTGGTCTTCCAAAGAATCAGAGCTGAACAGTGGTCGAATCGACATGATCTGGAACGGATACACCATTACGGATGAGCGCAAAGAGAAAGTGCTCTTCACGAAGCCTTATCTGGAAAACAGTCAGGTCGCGATTACACTGGCGGACTCGCCAATTACGAAGCTGGATGAACTCGATGGCAAAAATGTGGGGTTGCAGGCATTGTCCTCAGCGGCAGATGCACTGGCAGCTAGTCCCCTGAAGGATAAAGTAAAAGCTTCCGAATTCAAAGATAACGTGCTTGCTCTGACTGACTTGAAAACAAAACGTCTGGATGCGGTCATCATTGATGAAGTGGTCGCGAGATACTACATGTCCAAGGAAGAGGGGACATTCAAACTGCTGGATGAATCTCTTGCACCGGAACAATACGGAATAGGTATCAAAAAAGGTAATGAAGAGCTTCTGAATCAGCTGCAAAAAGCGCTTGATGAGCTCAATGCAGATGGAACAGCAGCTAAAATCTCCACCCAATGGTTGGGTGAAGACAAGGTTCTGAAATAG
- a CDS encoding TetR/AcrR family transcriptional regulator translates to MKTIDRRQQVMDSAEKSFALFGYKATTMEQVARLANVGKGTIYTFFENKEELFSEILRSIIADMRQITERTVKEENAFLDNVHMSMDSLLEYREEHELLIKLFQEVNEFGTPQAKEGLQTVETAILEYLERQVSRAMELEQIRRDDPKLVSFVLLKLYVTLTSDWNKAHPTLHKDQIKDFVGLFLKSGLSPPRERHATRFNT, encoded by the coding sequence ATGAAAACGATAGATCGAAGGCAACAGGTGATGGACTCTGCCGAGAAATCCTTTGCCCTGTTTGGCTACAAGGCCACAACGATGGAACAGGTGGCGAGACTTGCCAATGTGGGCAAGGGAACGATCTATACTTTTTTCGAAAATAAAGAAGAACTGTTCAGCGAGATTCTGCGGTCGATCATTGCGGATATGAGACAGATTACAGAGCGGACCGTGAAGGAAGAGAACGCCTTTCTGGATAACGTGCATATGAGCATGGATTCTTTGCTGGAGTACCGGGAGGAACATGAGCTGTTGATCAAGCTTTTTCAGGAGGTCAACGAATTCGGTACACCGCAGGCCAAGGAAGGTCTGCAAACAGTGGAAACTGCCATACTCGAATATCTGGAGCGTCAGGTCAGCCGTGCCATGGAGTTGGAGCAGATTCGCAGGGATGATCCCAAGCTGGTTTCATTTGTCCTGCTGAAGCTGTATGTCACCTTAACCTCGGATTGGAACAAAGCGCATCCTACACTGCATAAGGATCAGATCAAGGATTTTGTGGGCCTCTTTCTCAAGAGCGGCTTATCCCCACCTAGAGAAAGGCATGCCACCAGATTCAACACATAA
- a CDS encoding alpha-glucosidase/alpha-galactosidase yields the protein MSFKVAFIGAGSIGFTRGLLRDLLTVPEFNNLEIAFCDINQHNLDMVTELCQRDIRENGLNIQIQPTTDRKEALKDAKYVLCTIRVGGLEAFATDVDIPLKYGVDQCVGDTLCAGGIMYGQRGIAEMLDICKDIREQSAPDVLLLNYSNPMAMLTWACNKYGGVRTIGLCHGVQHGHHQIAEAFGLKKSEVDIICAGINHQTWYIQASHEGKDLTGDLLEAFEKHPEYSRTEKVRIDMLRRFGYYSTESNGHLSEYVPWYRKRPEEINEWIDLGNWINGETGGYLRVCTEGRNWFETDFPNWMKDEPMQFIPDKRGEEHGSYIIEGLETGRVYRGHFNTVNHGVISNLPDDAIIEAPGYVDRNGISMPHVGDLPLGPAAVCNVSISVQRLAVEAAVNGDDQLLRQAFMMDPLVGAVCNPKEIWQMVDEMLVAQAQWLPQYGDAIAAAEARLAGGDLIPTKEYEGAARLKVKTVEEMQQDRDAANKNAGESDKGKDREKVQQ from the coding sequence ATGTCGTTCAAAGTGGCGTTTATCGGGGCAGGAAGTATCGGATTTACACGGGGATTGTTGAGGGATTTGCTCACGGTACCGGAGTTTAACAACCTTGAAATTGCATTCTGTGATATTAATCAGCACAATCTGGATATGGTGACTGAGCTGTGTCAGCGGGATATCCGGGAGAATGGATTGAATATTCAGATTCAGCCGACAACGGATCGGAAAGAAGCATTGAAAGATGCCAAGTATGTACTGTGTACGATTCGTGTTGGGGGGCTGGAGGCATTTGCAACCGATGTGGATATTCCACTGAAATATGGGGTAGACCAATGTGTCGGCGATACGCTGTGTGCAGGCGGCATTATGTATGGACAACGCGGAATCGCCGAGATGCTGGATATCTGTAAAGATATTCGTGAACAAAGCGCACCGGACGTGCTGCTCTTGAACTATTCCAATCCGATGGCGATGCTCACATGGGCTTGCAATAAGTACGGCGGTGTGCGGACAATCGGACTGTGTCATGGGGTACAGCATGGTCATCATCAGATTGCGGAAGCTTTTGGTTTGAAAAAGAGTGAAGTGGATATTATCTGTGCCGGCATCAACCATCAGACCTGGTATATTCAGGCTTCTCATGAAGGGAAAGACCTTACAGGTGACCTGCTCGAAGCCTTCGAGAAACATCCAGAGTACAGCCGTACCGAGAAAGTGCGGATCGATATGTTACGCCGCTTCGGGTATTACAGCACGGAATCGAATGGTCACCTGAGTGAATATGTGCCGTGGTATCGCAAACGTCCCGAAGAGATCAACGAATGGATCGATCTGGGCAACTGGATTAACGGAGAGACAGGTGGATATCTGCGGGTATGTACGGAGGGGCGCAACTGGTTCGAGACTGATTTTCCCAACTGGATGAAGGATGAACCGATGCAATTCATTCCGGACAAACGGGGCGAGGAGCACGGTTCGTACATTATTGAAGGGCTGGAGACGGGACGTGTCTATCGTGGACATTTCAATACCGTTAATCATGGAGTCATCTCGAACCTGCCGGATGATGCGATTATTGAAGCACCGGGATATGTGGATCGCAATGGCATCTCCATGCCGCATGTGGGCGATTTGCCACTGGGACCAGCCGCGGTATGTAATGTGAGCATTTCCGTACAACGGCTTGCGGTCGAAGCTGCGGTGAACGGAGACGACCAATTACTTCGTCAGGCGTTCATGATGGACCCGCTTGTGGGTGCCGTATGTAATCCAAAAGAGATCTGGCAGATGGTCGACGAAATGTTGGTGGCACAGGCTCAGTGGCTGCCGCAGTATGGAGATGCGATTGCAGCGGCAGAAGCAAGACTCGCTGGAGGCGACCTGATTCCAACGAAGGAATATGAAGGTGCTGCGCGTCTCAAGGTGAAAACAGTGGAAGAGATGCAACAGGATCGCGATGCTGCCAACAAAAACGCGGGTGAATCCGATAAAGGCAAAGATCGTGAGAAAGTGCAGCAATAG
- a CDS encoding YhgE/Pip domain-containing protein, whose product MKSFHVFGQDLKSAFKKPKVCIPILVVLFIPVLYSGLFLNAFWDPYGKMNELPVAVVNTDQGAVYNDKSLEVGQNLVDELKKSDDFNWQFVTREQAEQGMHDNTYYMTIVIPEDFSSKATTLMDEHPEPAELIYEPNEGYNFLAGQIGGTAVKQIRSKVAAKVTESYTETLLEQVEKISDGLADAGDGAGQIHDGAIKLDEGAAALKENLSKLAAGTDKLETGVVPLKEGTTTLAQGISDLHTGASALSNGLSQLAAAGTKLSDGATQAEAGGKQLQAGIQSAQEGAAKLDAGLVASEEGTAKLTAGLQSSVDGSGKVSEGAKAVAQGLAQLAEASPELAASPAVQQLLAASQAVAAGSEQVYQGGQQLVAGSQSLYAAQQQLHQGSSQLVQGEQQLVQGATQLSAGQEKLATGLQQFNSKLSEAATGGAKLADGSGQLHAGAGKLVAGVSQLTDGISTLSDGSHKLDDGAGQLKEGTLKLTDGSGELATKLNEAAEQTGSVKKTDELVSMYAEPVQVDEHKYNEVPNYGTGFSPYFLSLGLFVGALIATLVVPTRGSTVSEASGWNRFVSKTLAFTLMSAVQSLLASWLVLYGLGLDVQSVPLFLLFSFVTSLSFMYIIQALVTWLENPGRFLAILMLIFQLTTSAGTFPLELIPNWLKGFNPWLPMTYSVTGYKAVISSGQFGVAWDQIGILCIFAVIGLGGTLTYFLTHRTMENEKLSSEVEVALHA is encoded by the coding sequence ATGAAATCATTCCACGTATTTGGGCAGGATCTGAAATCCGCCTTCAAGAAACCAAAAGTATGTATTCCGATTCTCGTTGTACTGTTCATTCCGGTATTGTATAGCGGTCTGTTCCTGAACGCATTCTGGGACCCCTACGGCAAAATGAATGAGTTACCTGTGGCCGTGGTGAACACCGATCAGGGTGCGGTCTACAACGACAAATCACTGGAGGTTGGTCAGAATCTGGTCGATGAATTGAAAAAAAGCGATGATTTCAACTGGCAATTCGTCACGCGTGAACAAGCAGAACAAGGTATGCATGACAACACGTATTATATGACGATTGTGATTCCAGAGGACTTTTCAAGCAAAGCAACAACCTTGATGGATGAACACCCTGAGCCGGCAGAACTAATCTATGAACCCAATGAAGGATACAACTTCCTCGCGGGTCAGATCGGCGGTACGGCTGTGAAACAAATCCGCTCCAAAGTTGCTGCCAAAGTCACCGAATCGTATACCGAAACGCTATTGGAGCAGGTCGAAAAAATCTCTGACGGTTTGGCGGATGCCGGAGATGGCGCAGGTCAGATTCATGATGGAGCGATCAAGCTGGATGAGGGTGCTGCGGCATTAAAAGAGAACCTGTCCAAACTGGCCGCTGGCACCGACAAGCTGGAAACGGGCGTCGTTCCGTTAAAAGAAGGCACGACTACACTCGCCCAAGGTATTAGTGATCTTCATACAGGTGCGAGTGCCCTGTCCAATGGGCTGTCCCAATTGGCAGCAGCAGGCACGAAGCTGAGTGATGGAGCCACCCAGGCTGAAGCTGGCGGTAAACAACTACAGGCTGGCATTCAATCTGCGCAAGAAGGTGCAGCTAAGCTAGATGCTGGATTGGTGGCTTCCGAGGAAGGTACTGCGAAGCTGACTGCCGGGCTGCAAAGTTCTGTCGACGGTAGTGGCAAAGTCAGCGAAGGTGCCAAAGCGGTTGCCCAAGGCCTTGCCCAATTAGCTGAAGCCAGCCCAGAACTGGCCGCAAGTCCTGCTGTCCAGCAGCTCCTGGCAGCCAGTCAAGCCGTAGCTGCTGGCAGTGAACAGGTGTATCAGGGCGGGCAGCAATTGGTCGCAGGCAGCCAAAGTCTGTACGCTGCACAGCAACAACTGCATCAAGGCAGCAGCCAGCTGGTACAGGGTGAACAACAACTGGTACAAGGAGCTACCCAGTTATCCGCCGGACAAGAAAAGCTTGCGACCGGTCTGCAGCAATTCAATTCCAAATTATCCGAAGCAGCAACTGGAGGAGCCAAACTTGCGGATGGTTCAGGTCAATTGCATGCTGGTGCAGGCAAGTTGGTTGCCGGTGTAAGTCAGCTTACAGATGGTATCTCCACCCTTTCCGATGGTTCACATAAGCTGGATGACGGTGCTGGTCAGTTGAAAGAAGGAACGCTTAAGCTAACAGACGGCTCTGGCGAACTTGCAACCAAGCTGAATGAAGCGGCTGAACAGACGGGTAGTGTGAAAAAGACCGATGAGCTGGTAAGCATGTATGCGGAGCCTGTTCAGGTCGATGAGCATAAATATAATGAGGTGCCCAACTATGGTACAGGATTCTCGCCATACTTCCTGTCCCTCGGGCTGTTTGTCGGAGCCCTGATTGCCACATTGGTTGTGCCAACACGCGGCAGCACGGTTAGCGAGGCAAGTGGATGGAATCGTTTTGTGAGCAAAACGCTGGCTTTCACGCTCATGAGTGCAGTGCAGTCTTTGCTTGCTTCATGGCTGGTCTTGTACGGCTTGGGTCTGGATGTACAGAGTGTTCCATTGTTTCTCTTGTTCAGCTTTGTGACCAGTCTAAGCTTCATGTACATCATTCAGGCACTGGTGACTTGGTTGGAGAACCCGGGACGATTCCTCGCGATTCTCATGCTGATCTTCCAGCTTACTACCAGTGCGGGCACCTTCCCGCTCGAACTGATTCCTAACTGGCTGAAAGGTTTCAACCCATGGTTGCCTATGACCTATTCGGTAACAGGTTATAAAGCAGTCATCTCAAGCGGACAGTTCGGCGTGGCTTGGGATCAGATCGGTATTCTGTGCATCTTCGCCGTGATTGGTCTAGGAGGAACCTTAACGTACTTCCTAACGCACCGCACCATGGAGAACGAAAAGTTAAGTAGTGAAGTTGAAGTTGCGCTTCACGCATAA
- a CDS encoding amino acid ABC transporter ATP-binding protein, with the protein MTHIIEVNQLRKSFGALDVLKQVSFNVEPGEVIAVIGPSGSGKSTMLRSLIHLEDITGGSIRIQDQKLVENGTYAGSGEIRKITDRMGMVFQHFNLFPHLTVQANLELAPKTLKKESSNVIRKRSLELLGKVGLSDKADAYPANLSGGQKQRVAIARALMMQPDILLFDEPTSALDPELTGEVLRVIKQLAQENMTMMIVTHEMGFAREVADRVFFMDNGEIAEAGPPEQIFGNPKLARTRTFLQRVEVEG; encoded by the coding sequence ATGACACATATAATAGAAGTAAATCAGTTGAGAAAATCATTCGGTGCACTTGATGTGCTGAAGCAGGTATCTTTCAACGTGGAACCAGGCGAAGTAATTGCCGTGATCGGGCCTTCGGGTTCGGGGAAAAGTACGATGCTGCGCAGTCTGATTCATCTGGAGGATATTACAGGTGGAAGCATTCGAATTCAGGATCAGAAGCTGGTTGAGAACGGAACCTATGCGGGTAGCGGCGAGATACGCAAAATTACGGATCGCATGGGCATGGTGTTCCAGCATTTCAACCTGTTCCCGCATCTGACTGTACAGGCTAATCTGGAACTCGCACCGAAGACTTTGAAAAAAGAAAGCTCAAACGTCATTAGGAAGCGCAGTCTGGAATTACTCGGCAAAGTAGGGCTGTCGGACAAGGCCGACGCGTATCCAGCCAATCTGTCCGGTGGACAGAAACAACGTGTAGCTATTGCCCGCGCGCTTATGATGCAGCCCGACATTCTGCTGTTTGATGAGCCGACTTCGGCACTGGATCCAGAGCTGACGGGAGAGGTATTACGTGTCATCAAACAACTTGCGCAGGAAAATATGACCATGATGATCGTCACGCATGAAATGGGCTTCGCTCGTGAAGTTGCGGATCGCGTATTCTTCATGGATAACGGTGAGATCGCAGAGGCAGGGCCGCCAGAACAGATCTTCGGCAATCCGAAGCTTGCACGTACCCGGACCTTTTTGCAGCGGGTGGAAGTGGAAGGATAA
- a CDS encoding amino acid ABC transporter permease → MSWDYILTILKPMLEGAQTTIFMFLLAIVLSVPLGFAVTLAMRSQIKPLAWIAHTYVYVMRGTPLLLQILFFCFGLPLLPVIGEYLVFDRFVAAGIAFILNYAAYFAEIFRGGLLSIDKGQHEAAKVLGLTKWQTMTKVIIPQMIRVVLPATANESITLIKDTALLYAVAVPELLYYAQAAVNRDLQLIPFFVAAIMYLLMTLVLTLLFKALEKRFSFE, encoded by the coding sequence ATGAGTTGGGATTATATATTGACCATTTTAAAACCTATGCTAGAGGGTGCGCAGACTACCATTTTCATGTTCTTGCTCGCGATTGTATTATCTGTACCGCTTGGATTTGCGGTCACGCTCGCGATGAGAAGTCAGATTAAACCGCTGGCGTGGATTGCTCATACCTACGTCTATGTGATGAGAGGGACACCACTGCTACTCCAAATTCTATTCTTCTGCTTCGGTTTACCGTTGCTTCCGGTAATTGGAGAGTATCTGGTGTTTGATCGTTTTGTTGCAGCAGGGATTGCGTTCATCCTGAACTATGCGGCGTACTTCGCTGAAATCTTCAGGGGCGGATTGCTGTCCATTGATAAAGGACAACATGAGGCAGCAAAGGTACTTGGATTAACGAAATGGCAAACGATGACCAAAGTCATCATTCCTCAGATGATTCGTGTGGTACTGCCCGCAACGGCCAATGAGTCCATTACGCTCATCAAGGATACGGCACTGCTCTATGCCGTGGCTGTACCCGAGCTGTTGTATTACGCCCAAGCGGCAGTGAATCGGGATTTGCAGTTAATTCCGTTCTTCGTAGCGGCGATTATGTATCTGCTCATGACTCTCGTGCTTACTTTGCTGTTCAAGGCGCTGGAGAAGCGGTTTTCATTTGAATAA